The Desmonostoc muscorum LEGE 12446 genome includes a region encoding these proteins:
- the rsfS gene encoding ribosome silencing factor encodes MTDYFQGNFPLQSVPLTKSVLRNPTQIEEASGKLAAMIAVAASDRKAGDILLLRVADVSYLADYFVMMTGYSRVQVRAIAQAIEAKVETELQRRPLRTEGKAEGSWVLQDYGEVIVHIMMPKEREFYNLEAFWIHAERISLPESDEGGGKPT; translated from the coding sequence ATGACTGATTATTTCCAAGGAAATTTCCCATTACAATCTGTCCCACTGACGAAGAGTGTGCTGAGAAACCCCACCCAAATAGAAGAAGCAAGCGGAAAATTAGCTGCAATGATAGCTGTTGCTGCATCAGATCGCAAAGCTGGTGATATTTTATTGCTCAGAGTAGCAGACGTATCTTATCTAGCAGATTACTTTGTGATGATGACTGGTTATTCTAGGGTACAGGTAAGGGCGATCGCTCAAGCAATTGAAGCAAAAGTCGAAACTGAATTACAACGACGCCCCTTGAGGACAGAAGGAAAAGCCGAGGGCAGTTGGGTACTACAAGACTACGGTGAAGTCATCGTTCACATCATGATGCCCAAGGAACGCGAGTTTTATAATTTAGAAGCGTTCTGGATTCATGCAGAACGTATTTCCCTTCCAGAATCTGATGAGGGTGGGGGTAAGCCAACATGA
- a CDS encoding glycosyltransferase family 4 protein encodes MRILIYSYNYHPEPIGIAPLMTELAEGLVKRGHQVRVVTAMPNYPERQIYQEYRGKWYLTEYKNGVEIQRSYVWIRPQPNLLDRVLLDASFVVTSFVPALIGWRPDVILSTSPSLPSCVPVALLGWLRACPVVLNLQDILPEAAVHVGLLKNKLLIQLFTLLEKFAYRSASKISVIADGFVENLRSKGVEADKIVQIPNWVDVNFIRPLPQKNNPFRTTHNLNDKFVVLYSGNIALTQGLESVVKAASMLRHIPDIAFVIVGEAKGLQRLQQECLDCGADNVLLLPFQPRKNLPQMLAAADVGLVVQKKNVISFNMPSKIQVLLASGRALVASVPDNGTAARAIKQSGGGVIVPPEDPQALAMAILNLYQNPEKVKTLGYKSRQYAVEQYAFEQALNQYESLCYSLIADRRAIHSTIITKQEV; translated from the coding sequence ATGCGAATTTTAATTTACTCCTACAACTATCATCCAGAGCCAATTGGTATTGCCCCACTAATGACAGAATTAGCAGAGGGACTAGTAAAGCGGGGACACCAAGTGCGCGTAGTTACTGCTATGCCTAACTACCCTGAACGTCAAATTTACCAGGAATATCGGGGCAAGTGGTATCTCACCGAATACAAAAATGGCGTTGAAATCCAACGTAGTTACGTTTGGATTCGTCCACAACCCAATCTACTAGATCGAGTGTTGCTAGATGCTAGTTTCGTTGTGACTAGTTTTGTACCTGCCCTCATCGGTTGGCGTCCAGATGTTATTCTCTCAACCTCGCCATCCCTACCAAGCTGTGTACCAGTTGCTCTTTTAGGATGGTTACGTGCTTGCCCTGTGGTTTTGAATCTACAAGATATATTACCAGAAGCAGCTGTTCACGTCGGTCTACTTAAAAATAAATTGCTCATCCAGTTGTTTACATTATTGGAAAAATTTGCTTACCGCAGTGCTAGTAAAATTAGCGTCATCGCCGATGGATTTGTGGAAAATTTGCGTTCTAAGGGCGTAGAAGCTGACAAAATTGTGCAAATTCCTAACTGGGTTGATGTTAATTTTATCCGCCCCTTGCCTCAAAAAAATAACCCTTTCCGCACGACACACAACCTGAATGATAAATTTGTAGTCCTGTATTCTGGTAACATTGCCCTCACCCAAGGCTTAGAAAGCGTTGTCAAAGCTGCTTCTATGTTGCGCCACATCCCAGATATTGCCTTTGTCATCGTCGGAGAGGCAAAAGGTTTACAGCGATTGCAACAGGAATGTTTAGACTGCGGTGCAGATAATGTTTTGCTACTGCCATTTCAACCCCGGAAAAATTTACCACAGATGTTAGCAGCCGCGGATGTTGGTTTGGTGGTGCAAAAGAAAAATGTTATATCCTTCAATATGCCGTCAAAAATTCAAGTGCTACTTGCTAGTGGACGCGCTTTAGTCGCCTCTGTCCCTGATAACGGTACCGCAGCAAGGGCTATCAAGCAAAGTGGTGGCGGAGTTATCGTTCCTCCAGAAGATCCCCAAGCTTTAGCAATGGCAATTTTAAACTTGTATCAAAACCCCGAAAAAGTTAAAACTCTAGGTTATAAAAGTCGCCAATATGCCGTTGAGCAGTATGCTTTTGAGCAAGCTTTAAATCAATATGAATCCTTGTGTTACTCATTAATAGCAGATCGTAGAGCAATTCACTCGACAATAATTACCAAACAAGAAGTGTAA